One part of the Terrimicrobium sacchariphilum genome encodes these proteins:
- a CDS encoding LacI family DNA-binding transcriptional regulator: MARHPQEVSITRIAKEGGVSVATVSRVMNRRVGVSEATRDRIDQLLRKYQFTTTYPQSRQPKVAVLIPVDDFSNYIAKALKGIFTYAREGDMEVNLITRSTHPRTTTLEQIRDQQCAGVIVLLSDYYIDEHRLLAASELPVMFLDAQIAIEGAGFIDNDSYSGSCAATRHLLELGHRKIGFLRYHLSSLNQIQRFKGYENTLKEAGIQPAPAWLAESPAPDKRNVKGVDGLRAMRQLLEQAPDITAVLAVDDEMAFGAMTHLHKIGKKIPADISIVGFDNYPETEIWYPALTTVNHPIQLAGYHASKAIKDAIDNPGKWRPPQEILPTRLVVRESTGPARA; the protein is encoded by the coding sequence ATGGCCCGCCATCCACAGGAAGTTAGCATCACACGCATCGCAAAAGAGGGAGGGGTTTCCGTTGCCACCGTCTCGCGAGTGATGAATCGTCGCGTTGGCGTGAGTGAGGCGACGCGAGATCGAATCGATCAGCTCCTGAGGAAATACCAGTTCACGACCACCTACCCGCAATCGCGCCAGCCGAAAGTTGCCGTGCTGATCCCGGTCGATGATTTTAGCAACTACATCGCGAAAGCGCTAAAGGGGATTTTCACCTACGCTCGAGAGGGAGACATGGAGGTGAACCTCATTACCAGGAGCACTCATCCACGCACCACCACGCTGGAGCAAATCCGTGACCAGCAATGCGCCGGGGTCATCGTCTTGCTCTCGGATTACTACATTGACGAGCATCGGCTGCTTGCCGCTTCGGAGCTTCCAGTGATGTTTCTGGACGCACAAATCGCCATTGAGGGCGCGGGATTTATCGATAATGACTCCTACTCAGGCTCCTGCGCAGCGACCCGCCATCTGCTGGAGCTGGGACATCGAAAAATCGGCTTTCTCCGCTATCACCTCTCGAGCCTCAATCAAATCCAGCGCTTCAAGGGCTACGAAAACACGCTCAAAGAAGCCGGCATCCAACCAGCACCAGCATGGCTGGCGGAATCGCCGGCTCCAGACAAACGAAACGTGAAGGGTGTCGACGGCTTGCGCGCCATGAGACAACTGCTTGAGCAGGCCCCCGATATTACAGCGGTGCTCGCCGTCGATGACGAAATGGCGTTTGGCGCCATGACCCATCTTCACAAGATCGGAAAAAAAATCCCGGCGGACATCTCGATCGTCGGATTTGACAACTATCCGGAAACCGAAATCTGGTATCCCGCGCTTACCACCGTAAATCATCCAATCCAGCTCGCGGGCTACCATGCATCGAAAGCCATCAAAGACGCCATCGACAATCCCGGAAAGTGGCGCCCGCCGCAGGAGATCCTCCCCACGCGGCTCGTTGTTCGCGAATCGACCGGCCCCGCCAGGGCGTAA
- a CDS encoding ribulokinase gives MNSSLGIDYGTNSVRALIVDCADGRELGSCIVDYPSGHQGVLLDPRNHHLARQNPADYILGLEKAVQGAVRQAKEKGFSPDTLVGIGVDTTGSSPLPVDEKNGALGMVPRWSEHLAAQCWLWKDHTSHEEAAAITRLAALHRPQYVAKCGNTYSSEWFWAKIWRCLKVAPEVFEAAYSWVELADWVPAVLAGVRDPRQIKRGVCMAGHKALYSEEWSGLPDKEFLALLDARLADLRDRLYEKAYDAMTPAGRLCPEWAARLGLPEGIPIAIGEMDVHYGAIGSGVTEGTLVKVIGTSTCDCGVVSAEREVADIPGICGIVKGAILPGYYGVEAGQSAVGDIFKWWVEVVCQGDAQLHQQLSEEAAALRPGQSGLIALDWNNGNRTILVDPMLTGLLLGQTLYTTRAEIYRALIEATAYGARAIIERLKEYGVPVERVVCAGGIAEKNALAMQIYADVTGCAIHLAGSSQACALGAAVSAAVQAGVYEDFPAAQAAMTSLKDTVYQPIPGQQATYNKLYAIYRKLHDAFGGVAKDADLSGVMKQLIEIKNQLS, from the coding sequence ATGAACTCCTCCCTCGGCATAGACTATGGAACGAATTCCGTGCGGGCGCTGATCGTCGACTGTGCCGACGGACGCGAACTGGGGAGTTGCATCGTGGATTACCCGAGCGGCCACCAGGGCGTGCTGCTCGATCCGCGCAATCACCATCTCGCCCGGCAGAACCCGGCGGATTACATCCTCGGCCTGGAAAAGGCGGTGCAGGGCGCGGTCCGGCAGGCGAAAGAAAAGGGATTCTCGCCGGATACGCTGGTCGGTATTGGCGTGGACACCACGGGATCGAGTCCGCTGCCAGTGGACGAAAAAAACGGTGCGCTCGGGATGGTGCCGCGCTGGAGTGAGCATCTCGCCGCGCAGTGCTGGTTGTGGAAGGATCATACGAGCCACGAGGAGGCGGCGGCGATCACGCGCCTGGCCGCGCTCCATCGTCCGCAGTACGTGGCCAAGTGCGGCAACACGTACTCCTCGGAGTGGTTTTGGGCCAAGATCTGGCGGTGCCTGAAGGTCGCGCCCGAGGTCTTTGAGGCTGCATACAGCTGGGTGGAGCTGGCCGACTGGGTGCCCGCCGTGCTGGCAGGGGTGCGGGATCCCCGCCAGATCAAACGCGGGGTGTGCATGGCCGGTCACAAGGCACTCTACAGCGAGGAATGGAGCGGCCTGCCGGACAAGGAATTCCTCGCGCTGCTCGATGCCCGCCTCGCGGATCTGCGAGATCGCCTTTACGAGAAAGCCTACGACGCCATGACGCCAGCCGGGCGCCTGTGTCCGGAATGGGCGGCCCGGCTTGGGCTGCCGGAGGGAATCCCCATCGCCATCGGCGAGATGGATGTTCATTACGGAGCCATCGGCAGCGGCGTCACGGAAGGCACGCTGGTCAAGGTCATCGGCACCTCGACCTGCGACTGCGGAGTGGTCTCGGCAGAGCGCGAGGTGGCCGACATCCCGGGCATCTGCGGCATCGTCAAAGGGGCAATCCTCCCGGGATACTACGGCGTCGAGGCCGGGCAATCGGCCGTGGGTGATATCTTCAAGTGGTGGGTCGAGGTCGTCTGCCAGGGCGACGCCCAGCTCCATCAACAGCTCAGCGAGGAGGCTGCAGCCTTGCGGCCGGGCCAGAGCGGCCTGATCGCGCTGGATTGGAACAATGGCAACCGCACGATCCTGGTGGATCCCATGCTGACCGGGCTGCTGCTCGGCCAGACCCTGTATACGACCAGAGCGGAGATTTACCGCGCCCTCATCGAGGCGACAGCCTACGGAGCCCGCGCGATCATCGAGCGCCTGAAAGAATACGGCGTGCCGGTCGAGCGAGTGGTATGCGCCGGAGGCATCGCGGAGAAAAATGCGCTGGCCATGCAGATTTACGCCGACGTCACGGGCTGCGCCATCCACCTGGCGGGATCCAGCCAGGCCTGCGCCCTGGGAGCTGCCGTGTCGGCTGCCGTGCAAGCCGGGGTCTACGAGGACTTCCCTGCCGCCCAGGCTGCCATGACCTCGCTGAAGGACACAGTGTACCAGCCCATCCCCGGGCAGCAGGCGACCTACAACAAGCTCTACGCCATTTATCGCAAACTCCACGACGCCTTTGGCGGCGTCGCCAAGGACGCGGATCTTTCCGGCGTCATGAAGCAGCTGATCGAAATCAAAAACCAACTCTCATGA
- a CDS encoding fumarylacetoacetate hydrolase family protein, with protein sequence MKKLHRSIDALYLETEAGWALLPDGSIDAIFTADVPAELLSAAKPLSGKPSFQPLAPLESQEVWAAGVTYLRSRNARMEESRGTGGADCYDRVYAADRPELFFKAPAYRVVGPNGAVRIRRDSHWNVPEPELTLALNSQGRIIGYTVGNDMSSRDIEGENPLYLPQAKIYDGSCSIGPCIVLTDKPLDPATEILLRVFRDEKMILDTGTAISQIKRSFDELAGYLFRETSFKTGCFLMTGTGIVPPNDFSLQPGDRTEIEITGIGTLSNTVA encoded by the coding sequence ATGAAAAAGCTCCACCGTAGTATTGACGCATTATATCTTGAAACGGAGGCCGGATGGGCGCTCCTCCCCGATGGATCAATCGACGCGATTTTTACCGCAGATGTTCCTGCGGAATTGCTCTCCGCCGCGAAGCCTCTCAGTGGGAAACCCTCCTTCCAGCCGCTCGCCCCACTGGAATCCCAGGAAGTCTGGGCCGCAGGCGTCACCTATTTGCGCAGCCGCAACGCCCGCATGGAGGAAAGCCGGGGAACCGGTGGAGCCGACTGCTATGATCGTGTCTATGCGGCCGATCGCCCGGAGTTATTCTTCAAAGCGCCCGCCTATCGAGTGGTCGGTCCGAACGGAGCAGTGCGAATCCGCCGGGATTCGCACTGGAATGTGCCGGAACCGGAGCTGACTCTCGCGCTTAACTCCCAAGGCAGGATCATCGGATACACGGTCGGTAATGATATGAGCTCACGCGACATCGAGGGCGAAAATCCTCTCTACCTTCCCCAGGCCAAAATCTATGACGGCAGTTGCTCTATCGGCCCCTGCATCGTTTTGACAGATAAGCCGCTTGATCCCGCCACCGAGATCCTCCTGAGAGTCTTTCGAGATGAAAAGATGATTCTCGATACCGGAACCGCCATCTCCCAAATCAAACGGAGCTTCGACGAACTGGCGGGCTATCTGTTTCGGGAAACCTCTTTCAAAACGGGATGCTTTCTCATGACCGGAACAGGAATCGTCCCACCCAATGACTTCTCCCTGCAACCCGGAGACCGCACAGAGATCGAAATCACCGGCATCGGCACTCTGTCGAACACTGTCGCCTAA
- the araD gene encoding L-ribulose-5-phosphate 4-epimerase AraD has product MSAFRDIKDECFEANLLLPEYRLIDLTFGNVSVADRDKGVFAIKPSGVDYRTMRAEDMVVCDIADGRVVEGGMRYSSDTPTHRRLFQAFEGIRSVVHTHSRNAVAFAQAGREIPCLGTTHADYFHGPVPVTRFLNASEISEAYEWETGNVIVERFREIDPRHITAVLVRGHGPFAWGLSGAKAVESAFALEIVAEMAMKSLQLAAHAEPIPPELLDKHFLRKHGSSAYYGQPDS; this is encoded by the coding sequence ATGAGCGCATTCCGCGATATCAAAGACGAATGCTTTGAGGCAAATCTCCTGCTCCCCGAGTACAGGCTGATCGATCTCACGTTTGGCAATGTCAGCGTCGCCGACCGGGACAAGGGCGTCTTTGCCATCAAGCCCAGCGGGGTGGATTACCGCACCATGCGCGCCGAGGACATGGTGGTCTGCGACATCGCTGACGGGCGCGTGGTCGAGGGCGGTATGCGCTACTCCTCCGACACCCCGACCCATCGGCGACTGTTTCAAGCCTTTGAGGGGATTCGCTCCGTGGTTCATACCCATTCACGCAATGCCGTGGCCTTTGCCCAGGCAGGGAGAGAGATTCCCTGCCTCGGCACCACCCATGCCGACTACTTCCATGGCCCGGTGCCTGTCACGCGCTTCCTGAACGCTTCGGAAATCTCCGAGGCTTACGAGTGGGAGACGGGCAATGTGATCGTAGAGCGGTTCCGGGAAATCGATCCCCGGCACATCACCGCCGTACTGGTGCGAGGGCATGGCCCGTTTGCCTGGGGCCTGTCAGGAGCCAAGGCCGTCGAAAGCGCCTTCGCTCTCGAAATCGTCGCCGAGATGGCGATGAAGTCTCTGCAACTGGCAGCCCACGCCGAGCCCATTCCGCCGGAACTTCTCGACAAGCATTTTCTGCGAAAGCACGGCTCCTCCGCCTACTACGGGCAGCCCGACTCGTAA
- a CDS encoding aldehyde dehydrogenase (NADP(+)), with amino-acid sequence MINLHGKLLIGGAWLQGSGQNTFVISPLTQEPLEPGFHQASMEQTRLAAQAAADAFPDYAQTSPEQRAAFLESIALKIEALGEDLLLRANQETGLPLPRLTGERARTCGQLRLFAEVVREGSWVDARIDTALPDRTPLPRPDLRRMLIPLGPVVVFGSSNFPLAFSVAGGDTASALAAGNPVIVKAHSGHPGTSEMIASAILAAIQECGLPSGVFSMLHGRGQTIGLELVRQPAIKAVGFTGSHTAGRALCDAAASRPDPIPVFAEMASLNPVFALPRLLEERGSAFAKGLFDSVTLGGGQFCTKPGLILGIEGPAWKNMVEEFRRLVAQGSATTMLNAGILESYKNAKATLCSRNGVHILAESTRASDSSKTESLPAAGLISGDEFLADPACGEIEVFGPFCLFVAAKSDVQLLEISAHLGGQLTATIHYSGGDDVLVKSLLHSATQRSGRIVFNGFPTGVEVCPSMHHGGPYPATSDTRFTSVGTAAMLRFARPVCLQNVPETLLPEELRSGNPRHIMRLVNNELTRKAW; translated from the coding sequence ATGATCAACCTTCATGGCAAGCTCCTCATCGGTGGCGCCTGGCTTCAAGGCTCCGGCCAGAACACCTTTGTCATCTCCCCGCTCACACAGGAGCCGCTGGAACCTGGATTTCATCAAGCCTCGATGGAACAAACCAGGCTGGCCGCACAAGCCGCCGCCGACGCCTTCCCGGACTATGCGCAAACAAGCCCGGAGCAGCGCGCCGCTTTCCTGGAATCGATCGCCCTAAAGATCGAGGCGCTTGGCGAAGATCTCCTGCTCCGAGCCAACCAGGAAACCGGGCTGCCCCTGCCGAGGCTGACCGGCGAGAGAGCCCGGACCTGCGGCCAACTCCGGCTCTTTGCCGAAGTCGTTCGCGAGGGTTCATGGGTGGATGCCCGAATCGACACGGCACTGCCCGATCGCACACCTCTTCCACGACCAGACCTTCGGCGGATGCTGATTCCACTCGGTCCGGTCGTGGTCTTTGGATCAAGCAACTTTCCCCTCGCCTTTTCTGTTGCCGGTGGAGATACGGCATCTGCCCTCGCTGCGGGAAACCCGGTGATCGTAAAGGCCCACAGCGGGCATCCAGGCACCTCGGAAATGATCGCATCCGCGATCCTTGCGGCCATCCAGGAGTGCGGATTGCCCTCGGGCGTCTTCTCCATGCTGCACGGCAGAGGTCAGACGATCGGACTTGAGCTGGTCCGGCAGCCCGCGATCAAAGCCGTCGGATTCACCGGCTCGCATACGGCCGGACGAGCTCTGTGTGACGCGGCGGCTTCCAGACCCGATCCGATTCCCGTCTTCGCAGAAATGGCGAGCCTCAATCCGGTTTTCGCCCTTCCTCGCCTCCTTGAGGAAAGAGGCTCCGCTTTTGCCAAAGGTCTGTTTGATTCTGTCACGCTCGGCGGAGGCCAGTTCTGCACAAAGCCCGGCCTGATCTTGGGCATCGAAGGTCCGGCCTGGAAAAACATGGTGGAGGAATTCCGTCGGCTTGTGGCTCAAGGTTCCGCCACCACCATGCTCAACGCCGGTATATTAGAGTCGTACAAGAATGCAAAAGCCACGCTATGCAGTCGAAACGGCGTGCACATTCTGGCGGAATCCACCAGAGCTTCGGATTCGAGTAAAACCGAAAGTCTTCCCGCTGCGGGTCTGATTTCGGGAGATGAATTCCTCGCTGATCCCGCCTGCGGAGAGATCGAGGTCTTCGGTCCGTTCTGCCTGTTTGTTGCGGCAAAAAGCGACGTTCAGCTGCTGGAGATTTCCGCGCACCTTGGCGGCCAGCTGACGGCTACCATTCATTACTCCGGGGGAGATGATGTCCTGGTCAAAAGTCTGCTTCATTCAGCCACCCAAAGATCAGGGCGCATTGTTTTCAATGGATTTCCCACCGGCGTGGAAGTCTGCCCCTCCATGCATCACGGCGGCCCCTATCCGGCGACGAGCGACACGCGATTCACGTCCGTTGGCACGGCTGCGATGCTGCGTTTCGCGAGGCCTGTCTGCCTGCAGAATGTTCCGGAAACCCTGCTTCCCGAGGAGCTGCGATCTGGCAATCCGCGCCACATCATGCGCTTGGTCAATAACGAACTCACACGGAAAGCGTGGTGA
- a CDS encoding LacI family DNA-binding transcriptional regulator, whose protein sequence is MPDKPPSMAEIARRAGVSKNTVSLALRHDRQIPQETRDRIARIARELGYNKNATVARLMAELRRGKAPRFRSCLAVVNAHADRNAFRTHPTIPTYIEGCRRRAAALGYRLDEFWLHEPSLDGIRLNKVLRARGIMGVIVVGLMGNNRLPDRFLPTWQSFPTVVTGVRTHEPALSFACTDHHMLALAAFRKALALGYQRPALVIDPVIDELVEHRITAGVQVAQRALPRARRVRTFLPPDDSPGSEAGFHEWREREHPDVILTLYNNVRRWLEKRRFRVPRDIGLIQLEWRSSSPDWAGMNQHNDVVGEAAVEMVIGMIHNNESGIPAFPRATLIDSSWVDGSTVKTRLPPAR, encoded by the coding sequence ATGCCCGATAAGCCGCCCTCCATGGCCGAGATCGCCCGCCGGGCAGGTGTTTCCAAGAACACTGTCTCGCTGGCGCTGAGGCATGACCGGCAGATTCCGCAGGAGACCCGCGATCGCATCGCCCGGATCGCCCGGGAGCTCGGTTACAACAAGAACGCGACCGTCGCGCGGCTCATGGCCGAGTTGCGCAGGGGAAAAGCACCGCGCTTCCGCTCATGTCTTGCGGTGGTCAACGCCCATGCGGACCGGAATGCCTTTCGGACGCATCCGACCATCCCGACCTATATCGAGGGATGTCGACGACGCGCCGCTGCGCTGGGCTATCGCCTGGATGAGTTCTGGCTGCACGAACCCTCTCTCGACGGCATCCGCCTCAACAAGGTCCTCAGGGCACGCGGCATCATGGGGGTGATCGTGGTGGGCCTGATGGGGAACAACCGCCTGCCGGACAGATTTCTCCCGACCTGGCAGAGCTTCCCGACCGTGGTGACGGGAGTGAGAACGCATGAGCCAGCTCTCTCCTTTGCCTGCACGGATCACCACATGCTCGCTCTCGCAGCCTTTCGCAAGGCGCTCGCACTCGGCTACCAGCGTCCCGCCCTGGTCATTGATCCCGTCATCGATGAACTCGTGGAGCATCGCATCACCGCGGGGGTCCAGGTGGCGCAGCGAGCCCTCCCACGCGCCCGTCGCGTGCGGACCTTCCTTCCGCCGGACGATTCTCCCGGCAGCGAGGCGGGTTTCCATGAATGGCGGGAGCGCGAGCATCCCGACGTCATTCTCACGCTCTATAACAATGTCCGCCGCTGGCTGGAAAAAAGACGCTTCCGCGTACCGCGCGACATCGGGCTCATCCAGCTCGAGTGGCGCTCCAGTTCACCCGACTGGGCCGGAATGAATCAACATAACGACGTGGTCGGCGAGGCCGCCGTCGAGATGGTCATCGGCATGATTCACAATAATGAAAGCGGCATCCCGGCCTTTCCCAGAGCCACGCTTATTGACTCCTCCTGGGTCGATGGTTCCACGGTAAAAACAAGACTGCCCCCTGCCAGGTAG
- the araA gene encoding L-arabinose isomerase, which translates to MKNLPAPEIWFITGSQHLYGEGPLRQVAANSREIVAGLNASSRIPLNVVFKPVLTRPEEIRALCLEANSSPACAGLIVWCHTFSPSKMWINGLLQLRKPVLHLATQFNRDLPWSEIDMDFMNLNQAAHGDREHGYIHTRLRLPRKVVVGHWSDEEVQDRVAAWMRVTRAWCDWQGGKFVRFGDNMRYVAVTEGDKVAAEARFGFSVNTHGIGDLGAAMNEVEETAITALCEEYESLYSVAASLRKGGERHEALRYNARQELGMRAFLEAGSFLGFTDTFEDLHGMKQLPGLAVQRLMAEGYGFAGEGDWKTAALVRAMKVMAGDLPGGTSFMEDYTYELNPAGQLVLGSHMLEVCPSIAQGKPSIEIHPLGIGGKDDPARLVFDAHAGPAINVAMMDLGNRFRILVNEVDAIAPPHPLPKLPVARAVWKCRPDLKTAVASWIYAGGTHHTGFSYSVTAEHIEDLAEIAGVEVAIIDAKTELRDFKQQLRNNEIYYHIAPGLGRL; encoded by the coding sequence ATGAAAAATCTCCCTGCACCCGAAATCTGGTTCATCACCGGCAGCCAGCATCTCTACGGAGAAGGCCCGCTCCGACAGGTCGCCGCCAATTCCCGGGAGATCGTGGCCGGCCTCAACGCCTCCAGCCGCATCCCGCTCAATGTCGTGTTCAAGCCCGTCTTGACTCGTCCCGAGGAGATCCGCGCCCTTTGCCTGGAAGCCAACAGCTCTCCCGCCTGCGCGGGCCTCATCGTGTGGTGCCACACCTTTTCGCCATCCAAGATGTGGATCAACGGTCTGCTGCAGCTGCGCAAGCCGGTGCTGCATCTCGCCACGCAGTTCAACCGCGACCTGCCCTGGAGCGAGATCGACATGGATTTCATGAATCTCAACCAGGCTGCTCATGGCGACCGGGAGCATGGATACATCCACACGCGCCTGCGCCTGCCGCGCAAGGTGGTCGTCGGCCACTGGAGCGACGAAGAGGTGCAGGATCGCGTGGCCGCCTGGATGCGAGTGACGCGTGCGTGGTGCGACTGGCAGGGCGGCAAGTTTGTCCGTTTCGGCGACAACATGCGCTACGTGGCCGTCACCGAGGGTGACAAGGTCGCGGCGGAAGCACGTTTTGGCTTTTCCGTGAATACGCACGGCATCGGCGACCTGGGCGCCGCGATGAACGAGGTCGAGGAGACTGCCATCACCGCACTCTGCGAGGAGTACGAGTCGCTGTACTCCGTCGCCGCCAGCCTGCGCAAGGGAGGTGAACGCCACGAGGCCCTGCGCTACAATGCCCGCCAGGAGCTGGGCATGAGGGCGTTTCTCGAAGCAGGCAGCTTCCTGGGATTCACCGATACCTTTGAGGATCTGCACGGGATGAAGCAGCTCCCGGGCCTCGCCGTCCAGCGCCTCATGGCGGAGGGCTATGGCTTCGCAGGCGAGGGCGACTGGAAGACCGCCGCGCTCGTGCGAGCGATGAAGGTCATGGCGGGCGACCTGCCCGGCGGCACCTCCTTCATGGAAGACTACACCTACGAGCTCAACCCGGCCGGGCAGCTCGTCCTCGGCTCCCACATGCTGGAGGTCTGCCCCTCCATCGCCCAGGGCAAGCCCTCCATTGAGATTCACCCGTTGGGAATCGGCGGCAAGGATGATCCGGCAAGACTGGTCTTCGACGCCCACGCCGGACCTGCGATCAATGTCGCGATGATGGATCTCGGCAACCGCTTCCGAATCCTCGTCAACGAGGTCGACGCCATCGCTCCGCCGCATCCGCTGCCGAAGCTCCCGGTCGCCCGGGCTGTCTGGAAATGCCGCCCGGACCTCAAGACCGCCGTCGCAAGCTGGATCTATGCCGGAGGCACGCACCACACGGGCTTCAGCTACTCCGTGACCGCCGAGCACATCGAGGATCTCGCCGAAATCGCGGGGGTGGAAGTCGCGATCATCGACGCAAAGACCGAACTGCGTGATTTCAAGCAGCAACTGCGCAACAACGAGATCTACTACCATATCGCCCCCGGCCTCGGCCGACTGTAG
- a CDS encoding MFS transporter encodes MTEVGASPRGVSTSRQRLAGIPEADRIPFNQKLAFAVGACTPFLAVDLTISAFWMPFFNIGLGISPLSLSAVLVVLRVWEAFGDPLVGNLSDNMRTRWGRRRPFMVGGAIFMAVFYLLIWHPPEGHNEYVMLAYLCGIGLLFSTSCTFWNMPFYAMQMELTPNYDERTRLMAWTALFGKISGLLGGWSMAFVTGSWFINSATGKPDLVQGMQFFCWIVAGLILVFGLLPPLIGRERFYDKEVVRQTRDPFWASLKESFRNKPLWLLIGSSFFILLGTISVSSLGQYLNIYLVNEGDIAKASIVTGWKSTVLVATGIACIPLWTWLAEKFDKRSIVIAMVVLSLLGHFSYLLCLRPDMPYLQLIPAVFEVGAVSAIWIFLPSMKADVADYDEARTNRRREGALNAFFSWFIKVASTLALGLGGGVLQITGFDAKIQGQQPEVLQRMLLIFVILPLVLWPITLMFLWWYPLTRARMAEIRGQLEARRGKI; translated from the coding sequence GTGACAGAAGTCGGCGCCTCGCCCCGCGGTGTCTCAACCAGTCGCCAGCGCCTCGCCGGAATTCCCGAGGCGGACCGCATTCCTTTCAACCAGAAACTCGCCTTCGCGGTCGGTGCGTGCACCCCCTTTTTGGCGGTAGATTTGACTATTTCGGCGTTTTGGATGCCGTTTTTCAACATCGGATTGGGGATCAGTCCATTATCACTTAGCGCAGTTCTCGTAGTGCTGCGCGTTTGGGAGGCTTTCGGAGATCCGTTGGTGGGAAACCTCTCGGACAATATGCGGACCCGCTGGGGCAGACGACGGCCATTCATGGTTGGCGGAGCCATTTTTATGGCCGTCTTCTACCTCCTGATTTGGCATCCCCCGGAAGGGCATAACGAATACGTCATGCTAGCCTATCTTTGCGGCATCGGCTTGCTGTTCTCAACGTCCTGCACCTTCTGGAACATGCCATTCTATGCGATGCAGATGGAGTTGACTCCAAATTACGACGAGCGAACCCGGCTGATGGCCTGGACCGCCTTGTTTGGAAAAATCTCCGGCCTGCTCGGTGGCTGGTCGATGGCCTTTGTGACCGGGAGCTGGTTCATTAATTCTGCCACGGGAAAACCGGATTTGGTTCAAGGCATGCAGTTCTTTTGCTGGATAGTCGCCGGCCTGATTCTCGTTTTTGGCTTGCTCCCGCCGCTCATTGGACGGGAGCGATTTTATGACAAGGAGGTTGTCCGGCAAACGCGTGATCCGTTTTGGGCGAGTTTGAAGGAATCTTTTCGCAACAAACCCCTCTGGCTCCTGATCGGGAGTTCATTCTTCATCCTTCTTGGCACGATTTCCGTGAGCAGCCTGGGACAGTATCTGAATATCTATCTGGTAAACGAGGGCGATATCGCAAAGGCGTCGATCGTCACCGGCTGGAAATCCACAGTGCTTGTCGCGACGGGCATTGCCTGCATCCCGCTCTGGACCTGGCTGGCCGAGAAATTCGACAAGCGCTCAATCGTCATCGCGATGGTCGTGCTTTCGCTGCTCGGCCACTTCTCTTATCTCCTCTGCCTGCGCCCGGACATGCCGTATCTTCAGTTGATCCCAGCCGTCTTCGAGGTGGGGGCCGTCTCCGCAATCTGGATCTTTCTGCCATCGATGAAGGCCGATGTTGCGGATTATGACGAAGCCCGGACAAACCGAAGGCGCGAAGGTGCACTAAATGCGTTTTTTTCCTGGTTTATCAAAGTGGCTTCGACACTCGCCTTGGGCCTCGGAGGAGGGGTGCTCCAGATAACGGGCTTCGACGCAAAAATCCAAGGCCAGCAACCCGAAGTGCTTCAGCGGATGCTGCTCATTTTTGTGATCTTACCACTCGTGCTATGGCCCATCACTCTGATGTTTCTCTGGTGGTATCCACTCACCCGCGCGCGGATGGCTGAGATCCGGGGGCAATTGGAGGCACGCCGTGGGAAAATCTAG
- a CDS encoding type II secretion system protein, with translation MLPPRRRLPFSNHRAFTLVELVVTVAIVALLAALILPAFRGTQTRAKQIKSLANLHAIGGGLGLYLTENQNTFPASCNSAYTGGFWTESLAPFLPPPITVAKFDTGTKFQISPVFVDPLLPNNRHHPLGDYGANSDIFYGPTGWPVTTTPVSAAALGGRLSKVVAVMTAEDATNVTPPCGSWFINRKGIVTTAPQSWTGSRPGTRGMDSYLCLFADLHTEIIQKDDFQQRRGDLLSLVP, from the coding sequence ATGCTCCCCCCTCGGCGCCGTCTTCCATTTTCGAATCATCGGGCATTCACATTGGTGGAGCTCGTGGTGACTGTTGCAATCGTCGCCCTCCTGGCTGCATTGATTCTTCCGGCCTTTCGTGGCACTCAAACTCGAGCGAAACAGATAAAGAGTCTCGCTAATCTGCACGCCATCGGAGGAGGGCTCGGGCTCTACCTGACGGAAAACCAAAACACGTTTCCGGCATCATGTAACAGTGCTTATACTGGCGGATTTTGGACCGAATCCCTGGCGCCCTTTTTACCGCCTCCCATCACAGTGGCCAAGTTCGATACGGGAACCAAATTCCAAATCAGCCCGGTTTTTGTCGATCCGCTCCTGCCCAATAATCGGCACCATCCTCTCGGCGACTATGGGGCCAATTCGGACATCTTCTACGGACCGACGGGCTGGCCGGTAACCACGACGCCCGTGTCTGCCGCTGCACTCGGCGGGAGGTTGTCGAAAGTCGTTGCAGTGATGACGGCCGAGGATGCGACGAACGTCACTCCGCCATGTGGGTCTTGGTTTATCAATCGCAAGGGAATCGTAACAACCGCGCCGCAGAGCTGGACCGGATCCCGCCCGGGTACCCGAGGGATGGATTCTTATCTGTGCCTATTCGCTGACCTCCATACCGAAATCATACAAAAGGACGATTTTCAACAGCGTCGTGGGGATTTGCTGAGTCTCGTACCGTAA